A part of Acropora palmata chromosome 6, jaAcrPala1.3, whole genome shotgun sequence genomic DNA contains:
- the LOC141885163 gene encoding melanopsin-like codes for METASGVPIVIEASVHHTISFLYFLLALFSFSLNSVVILTFLLDRSLLFPANLIILSIAISDWLMSVVPNIMGGVANASNDLPFTDWSCSVFAFIATLLGLSNMLHHAAFALDRYMVITRPMRANHSMKRVLAVIAFLWCFALTWSLFPLVGWSAYVREAGNIACSVNWQSDNPSDTSYMVCLFFFFYFVPLAVIVYCYAFMIRSVRFMTKNAQKIWGVRSAAALETVQATWKMAKIGLIMVVGFFVAWTPYAVVSFIIAFDLVKDIPTVAEIVPSMFAKTASVYNPIIYFFSYKSFRESLVKSWRRYRNRNNVIPLNSSGTAFVVSSRLTAMANRAFESTSCHESSL; via the coding sequence ATGGAGACAGCATCGGGAGTTCCAATTGTCATCGAAGCATCAGTTCATCACACGATCTCcttcctttattttcttttggcattgttttcttttagccTCAACTCTGTTGTCATCCTGACTTTCCTTTTGGACCGCTCGCTTCTTTTTCCTGCCAACCTCATCATCCTTAGCATAGCcatttctgattggctaatgaGCGTGGTGCCAAACATAATGGGGGGTGTTGCAAACGCTTCCAATGACCTCCCATTCACTGATTGGTCTTGCTCAGTCTTTGCCTTCATAGCAACATTACTGGGCCTTAGCAACATGTTGCACCACGCCGCATTTGCACTTGACAGATACATGGTCATCACACGACCAATGAGAGCAAATCATTCGATGAAGCGCGTTTTGGCGGTGATAGCATTTTTGTGGTGCTTTGCTCTCACCTGGAGCCTGTTTCCTTTGGTTGGTTGGTCAGCTTATGTTCGAGAAGCCGGTAACATAGCATGTTCTGTTAACTGGCAATCAGACAATCCAAGCGATACTTCCTAcatggtttgtttgtttttcttcttttattttgttcctttggCCGTAATTGTCTACTGCTACGCCTTTATGATTAGGAGCGTGCGGTTTATGACGAAGAATGCCCAAAAAATCTGGGGCGTTAGGTCTGCAGCGGCATTGGAAACAGTTCAAGCGACGTGGAAGATGGCCAAAATCGGCCTCATCATGGTTGTTGGGTTTTTCGTGGCCTGGACACCATACGCTGTCGTTTCTTTCATCATTGCCTTTGACTTGGTCAAAGATATCCCGACTGTTGCTGAAATCGTACCTTCAATGTTCGCAAAGACTGCATCTGTGTATAACCCAATCATCTATTTTTTCAGTTACAAATCGTTTCGCGAAAGCTTGGTAAAATCGTGGCGACGATATCGCAACAGAAACAACGTCATACCGTTGAATTCGAGCGGAACAGCCTTTGTGGTCTCCTCAAGACTTACTGCAATGGCAAATAGAGCATTTGAATCCACGTCATGTCATGAGAGCTCCTTGTAA